One Ictalurus furcatus strain D&B chromosome 7, Billie_1.0, whole genome shotgun sequence genomic window, GTTAAAGTAATTAATGGGGGTGTATACTTATAAAACCAAGATAATGCAGttgttcatgtaaaaaaaatagataaacatgtttattttaagaagaagcctttgtttgtcacATATCCCAACTTATTATGAAGTTGGGTTCACAGAGCAGGATaaaccatgatacagcacccctggagaaCAGAGAGTTAAGGCCCAATAGTGGTAGTGGGGTGGtattggggcttgaacccttatccttctgatcagtaatccagagccttaaccactgagccaccatggTTTGTTTGTCATTATGACATTAAATTGTTTGTGCAGATTAGctaggaaaaaaattatttattctattttaatgCCAGTTTGTACGGCAACTAAATAGTGAAAATAGTTAAAGGGTGTGTATTAATTTTCTATCCACTGTATCTGTCTGGCTTTCTTTCTGTCTagctgcctgtctgtctatatgtctgtctgtgtgtagcATTTATTCTTTAATTTAGTAACTATAAACATAATTTTAGGCATAACATGATTagtgttttatctgtttatctatctgtctgtcttactTTCTAATAGGTTTTCTGTATAGCTGTCTATAtacctgtctatctgtttacatatctctctgtctgtctgtctagatGACTGCTTGTATGTCTATTTGTCTAGTGTGTAGCattttccttttgtttattaacaCTAAACACAATCTTAATCATAACACGTGATTAGGtattatctctctgtctgtttatccaTCTACCCTTCGGATagtttatttgtctgtctgtttatctatcagTGTAGCTGTCTATCTGTGTCCCAGTCCTTCTGATAGTCCGCTcccctgtctatctgtctccatGTAGCATTTATTCTTTAATTTAGTAACAATGAACATAATTGGTGCCCTACGATTGAATGTCTATTGAACTGTTTAtgtgtacctgtctgtctgtgcattTTCCTTTTGAAATCTATCTGTCTCCCATTCGGAAagtctgtgtatctgtgtttctatctgtgtgtgtctatctatccatctgtgtCTCTGatgtgtctctgtttctctgttatTCTCCCTTTAAAACAATGCcttatttgttattaaatgcTGTCAGTGACAGTTTAACACAGATAAAATGgcttagaaataaaaacaaataataactacaagatttctacaaaaaaaaaacccaaaacaaaccaaaccctggaattaaagtttttttttttggttagtgtttaatttcttattaaccctcctattatgttatagATCAAtgtgacccatttccacatttgagatgcctgaaatactggttaatctctcttattctctttgAAATTTTTGGACTTtactcatttagggtcatgaacttatatgcaaaCATTTATTCTTATGCCTAGTCTtggacaagccataataaaggtttactgtttaaagctgttctttgctgtttttgtgtgtatttaaagtcATTTTGATCCATAACATAATGGCTGTAACTCTTTTTCCCAACATAATAAGAGGGTTAAAGTGAATGTGATGATTCTGTGCCGACATGAAAGAGCAGTttgatttaacaaaaaaaaaaaagagaaaaaacttGCAGAAAGcgaattaacattttaattgtcGAAGCATCACCATGTATTTAACGATTTCAGATATAATAAGAAACTCAAATCACCGCTTGAAAACAGTTAAATCGCACCggtgtttctctttttctaatAACTTCTCACTACCAGCGACGCCATGTTGAAATGACGTCACGGATCCGTACCGTAGCGTTGCTGTGAATCAGGCATCACTAGTCGCTCGCgtgtcctgtgtgtgcgcgcgtgcagTAGTCCGTGCAGTCGATAGCAGATCGGATCGATGTGCTTCACAGCGCGTGCAGATGCAGCGTCATTCTGCTCCGATGTTTGAATGAAAGTCGGTGGAAACGGGTCCGTGCGCGCGGAAGTTTAAAccggattctctctctcttacacacacacacagacggacaCACCATGCCTGTATTTACCGGTACGCGCGTGTACACACCTTCTGTCTCAGCGGTTTTTACAGAATATCGGTGTGTGtatctcgctctgtgtgtgtggggggccGGAAGTTAGCATGAGAGCTAGCAGGACTGGGCTAGCCTAGCCCACACGGCAGAGAAGtatcagtgttttatttgataGATTAAGTGTTTGAAACGTTTCCTAACATTTAACACGATCAGAGAATTCACTCGCATGAGGAAACGGAAGTAATAAGTTGCCAGAGCGCGCGCTCGGGTTAGTGCATGAGTGAGTCAGTATGCTAGCTAGCTTCGCTAAGCTAACGCACAAGTGTAGCTCGGACGCTGAAAAAtgattagtttttgtttttatacggTTGTTTGTTAATGATTAATGTATGGTTGtgaaatgtaatgttattaatagtgaaaaatattattaataatagtaaatcTTTCGGTCTGGTAGACGCCTAGTTAGCTAAACTAGCCTACTAGCTGTCTACCTAGCTTAGAGTAAACAGGAGGACGGTAACGGGAATAATACGTgtttgtattattgtattttattattgttgtgatACAAAGGTTAGAAAGTAGTTTAAACGTGAAACGGAGTTAGCTAACTGTGCTACATTAGCATCAGGGGGAAATCCgatgtttttcagaaaatataaaCGGTAAGGGGTGAAGAGAGGAGTAAgggccagacacacacacactctctaactgtcattcatcacacacacactccactttatcattcatcacacatacgcacactccactttatcattcatcacacacactccactttatcattcatcacacacactccactttatcattcatcacacacacgcacactccactttatcattcatcacacacactccactttatcattcatcacacacactccactttatcattcatcacacacactccactttatcattcatcacacacacacactccactttatcattcatcacacacactccactttatcattcatcacacacactccactttatcattcatcacacacactccactttatcattcatcacacacacgcacactccactttatcattcatcacacacacgcacactccactttatcattcatcacacacacgcacactccactttatcattcatcacacacacgcacactccactttatcattcatcacacacacgcacactccactttatcattcatcacacacacgcacactccactttcattcatcacacacacgcacactccactttcattcatcacacacactccactttatcattcatcacacacacacactccactttatcattcatcacacacacacacactccactttcattcatcacacacacacactccactttatcattcatcacacatacgcacactccactttatcattcatcacgcacactccactttatcattcatcacacacactccactttatCATTCATCACACATACGCAGACTCCACTTTATCATTCATCACACATACGCACACTCCACTTtatcattcatcacacacacacacactccactttatcattcatcacacacactccactttatcattcatcacacacactccactttatcattcatcacgcacactccactttatcattcatcacacacactccactttatcattcatcacacacactccactttatcattcatcacacacactccactttatcattcatcacacacactccactttatcattcatcacacacactccactttatcattcatcacacacactccactttatcattcatcacacacactccactttatcattcatcacacacactccactttatcattcatcacacacactccactttatcattcatcacacacactccactttatcattcatcacacacactccactttatcattcatcacacacactccactttatcattcatcacacacactccactttatcattcatcacacacactccactttatcattcatcacacacactccactttcattcatcacacacactccactttatcattcatcacacacactccactttcattcatcacacacactccactttcattcatcacacacacacacactccactttcattcatcacacacacacacactccactttcattcatcacacacactccactttcattcatcacacacactccactttcattcatcacacacactccacgttcattcgtctcacacacacactccacgttcattcgtctcacacacacactccacgttcattcgtctcacacacactccacgttcattcgtctcacacacactccacgttcattcgtctcacacacacactccacgttcattcgtctctcacacacacactccacgttcattcgtctctcacacacacactccacgttcattcgtctcacacacacacactccacgttcattcgtctcacacacacactccacgttcattcgtctcacacacacactccacgttcattcgtctcacacacacactccacgttcattcgtctcacacacacactccacgttcattcgtctcacacacacactccacgttcattcgtctcacacacacactccacgttcattcgtctcacacacacactccacgttcattcgtctcacacacacactccacgttcattcgtctcacacacacactccacgttcattcgtctcacacacacactccacgttcattcgtctcacacacacactccacgttcattcgtctcacacacacactccacgttcattcgtctcacacacacactccacgttcattcgtctcacacacacactccacgttcattcgtctcacacacacactccacgttcattcgtctcacacacacactccacgttcattcgtctcacacacacactccacgttcattcgtctcacacacacactccacgttcattcgtctcacacacacactccacgttcattcgtctcacacacacactccacgttcattcgtctcacacacacactccacgttcattcgtctcacacacacactccacgttcattcgtctcacacacacactccacgttcattcgtctcacacacacactccacgttcattcgtctcacacacacactccacgttcattcgtctcacacacacactccacgttcattcgtctcacacacacactccacgttcattcgtctcacacacacactccacgttcattcgtctcacacacacactccacgttcattcgtctcacacacacactccacgttCATTcgtctcacactcacactccacgTTCATTCGTCTCACACTCCACGTTCATTCGTCTCACACTCCACGTTCATTCGTCTCACACTCCACGTTCATTCGTCTCACACTCCACGTTCATTCGTCTCACACTCCACGTTCATTcgtctcacactcacacacacactccacgttcattcgtcacacactcacacacacactccacgttCATTCGTCACACATgcagatggacagacacactATGCCTGTATTTACCGGTACGTGTGCGCGCACACCTTCTGTCTCAGCGGTTTTTACAGAATAGTggtgtgtgtatctctgtgtgtgtgggggaccGGAAGTTAGCATGAGAGCTAACAGGACTGGGCTAGCCAAGTACTATActagttctttcttttgttctacTTTCCTTCTTAtctgtcttttgttttcttttctttctttctttctttctttcttttgttcttacCTTCTATGcactcttcttttctttttcccctatttatttttgtgtctgtctgttttttcttcctttagTCGTTCCAGTATTTATATGATCATGTTTCATGTGAATCCTTAACAAGTTTTAAAAGGCAATTCATTAATCTAATATAATTAGTAACGCCTTAATTGgtattaaaatatcttaaatcaGTTTTTCAAAAGTCTTAAAAATGCAAAGATATGGGAAGTAgtattttattcatcttttatTCTGACATTGAAATTTAAAATAAGATATATAATTTACCGACTGCCTCCTGCATTAACGGCACTCAGATCAGGGGAACGGAACCAACAGCACAGTGAGTTTCAGCACCAGCTCTTCTCTCTgtaacggtgtgtgtgtgtgtgtataaaattccCCCACAGTGAATGTGAAGTGGGGTAAGGAGAAGTTTGAGGAGGTGGAGCTGAACACTGAGGAACCCCCGATGGTGTTTAAAGCCCAGCTGTTCGCGCTGACCGGAGTTCAGCCGGATCGACAGAAGGTCATGGTCAAGGGAGGAACGCTAAAGGTACagcactcactctcacacacgcattattttttatatatatatatatatatataaaaaactctTTTATGATGCTGTCATGCTGCTCTCTTTTTGaactctttttctctttctgtctttctctcaggaTGAAGAGTGGGGGAACATCAAGATCAAAAGCGTGAGTACGGCTGCCTGACATCTCTGAGGAAAGAGAAAATAAGATTTTAGAGATTTAACGTCAAAGAACAAAATAAACTCAAGgaggtgggggtgtgtgtgtgtgtagggaatgACGTTCCTGATGATGGGATCAGCAGATGCTTTGCCTGAGGAGCCGTCCGTCCGGCCGATGTTTGTGGAGGACATGACTGAGGAGCAGCTCGCTTCAGCTGTGAGGCActagtttatgtttattattattattattatttcagctaTTTCCTAATCCACTCTCCAtattacctgtgtgtgtgtatagatggaGTTACCGTGTGGACTGACGAATTTGGGGAACACCTGCTACATGAACGCTACGGTGCAGTGTCTCCGCTCAGTGCCTGAACTCAGAACTTCTCTCAAGAAGTGTGTGTGCTAAATAATGCTTCATTACACAACTATAacgtactgtgtgtgtgtgtgtgtgtgtggaggaagcTGAGAcgtttacgtgtgtgtgtgtgcgcgcaggtATTCTGGTGCGTTGAGATCCTCTGGAGCGGGCGCACCATCTCAATACATCACAGCAGGTCAGTATGGGCGGAGCTACAAACAGTGCTGATCACTAATTTGTCAAATAGAGTACAGTACAatttacaggtgtgtgtgtgtgtctatagctTTGCGTGACCTGTACGAGTCGATGGATAAAACTTCTTCCAGTATTCCTCCCATCATCCTGCTGCAATTCCTGCACATGGCCTTCCCTCAGTTCGCTGAGAAAGGAGACCAGGGACAGTACCTACAGCAGGTAAATACCTACCGCTTACACCCTGATTCCTACACCCTTACGCCATAATCCCTTACACCCTGATGCCTACACCCTTACACCATAATCCCTTACACCCTGATGCCTACACCCTTACGCCATAATCCCTTACACCCTGATCCCTACACCCTTATGCCACAAGCCCTTATATCCTGATTCTTACCCCTTATGCCATGATCCTTTACACCCTGATCCCTACACCCCTATGCCATAATCCCTTACGCCCTGATCCCTACCCCTTACACCATAATCCCTTGCACCTTATGCCATGATCCCTACACCCTTACATTATAATCCCTTGCAGTTTACGCCCTATCCCCTACCACTTGCGCCATAATCCCTTACACCCTGATCCCTTACACCCTGATCCCTTACACCCTGATCCCTTACACCTTGATCCCTACCCCTTAGGCCATAATCCCTACACTCCAAACCATACATCCATAACCCTAAAGGGCCAACAGGTAAATAATCGCTACACCCTGATCTCTACACTTTATTCTACACCCTGAATAACTCTCAGTTTGTGTGTTCAGGATGCCAATGAGTGCTGGGTCCAGTTGATGCGTGTTCTCCAGCAGAAATTAGAACCTCAAGAACCTGAAACTCCCATGGAGGTACACTAGTTACTTagtacatgaaattagattaacAACAGGAAGTGGTTTAAAATGTGTctcatgaataaaaatgttgtgttcCTGATTTACAGACAGGTGACGTTGACGGCGGAGCTGCAGCTTCATCCGCAAAAAAGAACTTCATTGACCAGTTTTTTGGGTTGGAGTTCGACACTACGTATCCTTTATGATCCGCAACGCTGATTCCCATGAACAGTGACAAGGTTTATGTATACACTGTACTTGTGTGTGCGTGGCTCTTTAACTCGTCCATGTACAGAATGAAGTGCACAGAGTCCGAGGACGAGGAACCCACCAAAGGTACAGAGAGCCAACTGCAGCTCAGCTGCTTCATCAACCAGGAGGTCAAATATCTGGCAACCGGCCTTAGATTGGTGAGAATGAAAAGGGGGAAattctgattgttcagaaggtgttattaattttctataacagcagtaacACATTACCGTTTCTGTATCGTAACAATGCATTCACACGGACTtgggtgtgctgttatggggaaaataatcaactttagggtGATACCAGTGACTGTGTTTTACCActcttgtattattattattattattttttttctaataaagcatttttttttctttcttctttgacTGTTCctgttaatatatttatttctctcctAATCCAGAGACTTCAAGAGGAACTAACGAAATTTTCTCCACGTCTACAGCGAGACGCTCTCTATTCGAAAACGGTACGACACAGCATAAGGCAActcggtttgtttgtttgtttgtatgatgctttttacaataaataagtgtttgtttatttgtccgTTTCAGTCTAAAATCAGTCGTCTCCCGGCGTATCTTACTGTTCAGATGGTTCGCTTCTTCTACAAAGAGAAGGAGTCTGTTAACGCCAAAGTCCTCAAGGTGAGAGTCAATGTTATTTTTGTATCTGAACAAATAATCCCAAGGATGTGTTTCATGCTGGATAAgtgtttgttctgtgttgtgCAGCATCTTAGGGGTTATGAGGTCCGGCTCTACTCCAGGACTTTTCGTTCTGCAGCTAGGACTATATTAACAAAACATATCATATATGATGCTAATTATGTATGTTACTGTGC contains:
- the usp14 gene encoding ubiquitin carboxyl-terminal hydrolase 14 isoform X3, giving the protein MPVFTVNVKWGKEKFEEVELNTEEPPMVFKAQLFALTGVQPDRQKVMVKGGTLKDEEWGNIKIKSGMTFLMMGSADALPEEPSVRPMFVEDMTEEQLASAMELPCGLTNLGNTCYMNATVQCLRSVPELRTSLKKYSGALRSSGAGAPSQYITAALRDLYESMDKTSSSIPPIILLQFLHMAFPQFAEKGDQGQYLQQDANECWVQLMRVLQQKLEPQEPETPMETGDVDGGAAASSAKKNFIDQFFGLEFDTTMKCTESEDEEPTKGTESQLQLSCFINQEVKYLATGLRLRLQEELTKFSPRLQRDALYSKTSKISRLPAYLTVQMVRFFYKEKESVNAKVLKDVKFPLMLDVYELCTAELQEKMVSVRSKFKDMEDKKLEKQQQKINKTVEAPKEVKYEDFSFPDDLGSNNSGYYDLQAVLTHQGRSSSSGHYLAWVKRKEDEWVKFDDDKVSVVTPEDILKLSGGGDWHIAYVLVYGPRRLEVMEEEQKQ
- the usp14 gene encoding ubiquitin carboxyl-terminal hydrolase 14 isoform X1, which gives rise to MQMDRHTMPVFTVNVKWGKEKFEEVELNTEEPPMVFKAQLFALTGVQPDRQKVMVKGGTLKDEEWGNIKIKSGMTFLMMGSADALPEEPSVRPMFVEDMTEEQLASAMELPCGLTNLGNTCYMNATVQCLRSVPELRTSLKKYSGALRSSGAGAPSQYITAALRDLYESMDKTSSSIPPIILLQFLHMAFPQFAEKGDQGQYLQQDANECWVQLMRVLQQKLEPQEPETPMETGDVDGGAAASSAKKNFIDQFFGLEFDTTMKCTESEDEEPTKGTESQLQLSCFINQEVKYLATGLRLRLQEELTKFSPRLQRDALYSKTSKISRLPAYLTVQMVRFFYKEKESVNAKVLKDVKFPLMLDVYELCTAELQEKMVSVRSKFKDMEDKKLEKQQQKINKTVEAPKEVKYEDFSFPDDLGSNNSGYYDLQAVLTHQGRSSSSGHYLAWVKRKEDEWVKFDDDKVSVVTPEDILKLSGGGDWHIAYVLVYGPRRLEVMEEEQKQ
- the usp14 gene encoding ubiquitin carboxyl-terminal hydrolase 14 isoform X2, which codes for MLMCTAHALKVNVKWGKEKFEEVELNTEEPPMVFKAQLFALTGVQPDRQKVMVKGGTLKDEEWGNIKIKSGMTFLMMGSADALPEEPSVRPMFVEDMTEEQLASAMELPCGLTNLGNTCYMNATVQCLRSVPELRTSLKKYSGALRSSGAGAPSQYITAALRDLYESMDKTSSSIPPIILLQFLHMAFPQFAEKGDQGQYLQQDANECWVQLMRVLQQKLEPQEPETPMETGDVDGGAAASSAKKNFIDQFFGLEFDTTMKCTESEDEEPTKGTESQLQLSCFINQEVKYLATGLRLRLQEELTKFSPRLQRDALYSKTSKISRLPAYLTVQMVRFFYKEKESVNAKVLKDVKFPLMLDVYELCTAELQEKMVSVRSKFKDMEDKKLEKQQQKINKTVEAPKEVKYEDFSFPDDLGSNNSGYYDLQAVLTHQGRSSSSGHYLAWVKRKEDEWVKFDDDKVSVVTPEDILKLSGGGDWHIAYVLVYGPRRLEVMEEEQKQ